From a single Athene noctua chromosome 2, bAthNoc1.hap1.1, whole genome shotgun sequence genomic region:
- the MRPL15 gene encoding large ribosomal subunit protein uL15m produces MACAGMGQSARCKLKRTFNMEGFGQTEVSGLKAGYYTEEYWVTFTTGTNPSAPALLSSSFCNSVLHAADVSGNGGNKALELLRSLPRVSLGNLRPSPGSKKRERRRGRGRHGGRKCGRGHKGERQRGTRPRLGFEGGQTPFYLAIPKYGFNDGHSCRRQYQPLSLQRLQYLIDLGRVDPTQPIDLTQLTNARGVTVQPLKRDYGVQLVEEGADIFSAKVNIEVQRASELAIAAIEKNGGVVTTSFYDPRSLEILCKPVVFFLRGQPIPKRMLPPEDLVRYYTDARNRGYLADPSKVAEARLELARKYGYVLPDITKDELFKMLSARKDPRQIFFGLAPGWIVNMADKKVLKPTDEKLLKYYSS; encoded by the exons ATGGCCTGTGCGGGCATGGGGCAGTCTGCCAG atgtaagCTGAAGCGGACATTCAACATGGAAGGTTTTGGTCAAACAGAAGTTTCAGGACTGAAAGCAGGGTATTACACTGAAGAGTACTGGGTGACTTTCACAACGGGAACCAACCCTTCTGCTCCGGCACttctcagcagcagcttctgtAATTCAGTTCTTCACGCTG CGGACGTGAGCGGCAATGGCGGGAACAAGGCTCTGGAGCTGCTGCGGTCGCTGCCCAGGGTCAGTCTGGGCAACCTAAGGCCCAGTCCAGGTTCCAAAAAGCGG GAAAGAAGACGTGGCCGTGGAAGACATGGAGGTAGGAAGTGTGGTCGAGGTCACAAAGGAGAAAGACAAAGAGGAACTCGCCCCCGATTAGGCTTTGAGGGTGGTCAGACCCCGTTTTACTTGGCCATACCAAAATATGGGTTTAATGATGGACATAG CTGCAGACGTCAGTATCAGCCGCTCAGTCTTCAGAGGCTGCAGTACCTGATTGACTTGGGTAGAGTTGACCCCACGCAACCAATTGACTTAACACAGCTCACGAACGCCAGAGGTGTCACAGTGCAACCTCTCAAAAGGGATTATGGTGTGCAGCTGGTGGAGGAG GGTGCTGATATTTTCTCAGCAAAAGTAAACATTGAAGTGCAGAGGGCATCTGAATTAGCAATTGCAGCCATAGAAAAAAATGGAGGTGTTGTAACAACATCGTTCTATGATCCAAGGAGTTTGg AAATTTTATGTAAGCCAGTAGTATTTTTCCTGCGTGGCCAGCCTATTCCAAAGCGAATGCTTCCACCCGAAGATCTTGTCCGTTACTATACAGATGCCAGGAATCGTGGGTACCTGGCAGATCCATCTAAGGTTGCAGAAGCCAGGCTTGAACTTGCCAGGAAATATGGATATGTCTTACCAGACATAACTAAGGATGAGCTCTTCAAAATGTTAAGCGCACGCAAGGATCCTAGACAGATATTTTTTGGTCTAGCTCCAGGATGGATTGTAAACATGGCAGACAAGAAAGTTCTAAAACCAACTGATGAGAAGCTGTTAAAATACTACAGCTCATGA